In the Desulfovibrio sp. genome, one interval contains:
- a CDS encoding ABC transporter permease subunit: MQLNDLWSALRAPEVSFSVLLTLRICVACLVLHALAAIPLARLGMAKNVYLRRVVNFVITLPLVFPPMAMGFLLLMLFGRNGWGGMALQQVFGMSLVFSQGGIILAAWLAGLPLVIKPVQTALTNPDLLRLEQAARVCGASPISCFFLVTLPLIRHGLGAGLLLGITRAMGEVGISLMLGGNIAGRTNTLSLEVFNAVSTGEFQRAALLCSMLAIISLLLYLGIEWCQKRSF, from the coding sequence ATGCAGCTGAATGATCTGTGGAGCGCCCTACGCGCTCCCGAGGTCAGTTTTTCCGTGCTGCTTACCCTGAGGATATGTGTTGCCTGCCTTGTTCTGCACGCCCTTGCGGCTATTCCCCTGGCCCGTCTGGGCATGGCAAAAAATGTGTACCTGCGACGTGTAGTAAATTTTGTCATAACCCTGCCGCTGGTTTTTCCTCCCATGGCCATGGGTTTCCTGCTGCTCATGCTTTTTGGGCGCAATGGGTGGGGCGGCATGGCCCTGCAACAGGTCTTTGGCATGAGCCTCGTATTTTCGCAGGGAGGCATAATCCTCGCCGCGTGGCTGGCTGGCTTGCCCCTGGTCATCAAGCCCGTGCAGACGGCCCTGACCAATCCCGACCTCTTACGGCTTGAGCAGGCGGCGCGCGTGTGCGGCGCCTCGCCCATCAGCTGTTTTTTTCTGGTGACCTTGCCCCTCATACGGCACGGTCTGGGCGCTGGCCTGCTGTTGGGCATCACGCGGGCCATGGGCGAGGTGGGCATCAGCCTCATGCTGGGCGGCAACATTGCCGGGCGCACCAACACCCTCTCACTTGAAGTGTTCAATGCCGTCTCAACGGGCGAATTCCAGCGGGCGGCCCTGCTCTGTTCCATGCTGGCGATCATCAGCCTTTTGCTGTATCTTGGCATCGAATGGTGTCAAAAAAGGTCATTTTAG
- the modD gene encoding ModD protein, with protein sequence MHFTCPDTWLEGLLADDCPGLDLTVELLGIAAARGTIRFAPKGDCVISGVEQAELLLRKCGLAVNRTAKNGQKLQAGQHCLEASGTAAALHRGWKLGQTLMEYMSGIATRCAHMVEQARTVNPAVRVAVTRKNFPGAKAVCLEAAMDGGAIVHRQNLSDSILIFEQHRVFLPVTPQASLRNVAAMMEKLRSRAPEHKISAEVDSLEQAMLVAEAGIDIVQCEKFACELLAETVGALRAVRDDIVILAAGGINGDNAAQFAATGVDVLVTSWPFFGKPADIKVVMEKTPTDPQ encoded by the coding sequence ATGCACTTTACCTGTCCCGATACCTGGCTTGAGGGGCTGCTGGCAGACGATTGCCCCGGCCTTGATCTTACTGTGGAACTGCTGGGCATCGCCGCAGCACGGGGAACAATACGCTTTGCGCCCAAGGGCGATTGCGTGATCAGCGGTGTTGAACAGGCAGAGCTGCTGTTGCGCAAGTGTGGCCTGGCCGTGAACCGCACCGCCAAAAACGGGCAGAAACTTCAGGCGGGGCAGCACTGCCTGGAGGCCAGTGGCACAGCTGCTGCGCTGCACCGGGGATGGAAGCTGGGCCAGACCCTTATGGAATACATGAGCGGCATTGCCACCCGCTGCGCGCACATGGTCGAGCAGGCCCGCACCGTGAACCCCGCCGTGCGGGTCGCTGTTACCCGCAAAAACTTTCCGGGTGCAAAGGCTGTATGTCTTGAGGCCGCCATGGACGGCGGGGCCATCGTGCACCGTCAGAACCTTTCTGACAGCATACTTATTTTTGAACAGCACAGGGTTTTTTTGCCAGTCACGCCCCAGGCCTCGCTAAGGAACGTTGCTGCCATGATGGAAAAGCTGCGTTCCCGGGCACCAGAACACAAGATCAGCGCCGAGGTCGATTCGCTTGAGCAGGCCATGCTGGTGGCAGAAGCGGGCATAGACATTGTGCAGTGCGAAAAATTTGCCTGCGAATTGCTGGCCGAAACCGTGGGCGCGCTGCGCGCTGTGCGCGATGACATTGTCATTCTTGCGGCTGGCGGTATAAATGGCGACAATGCCGCCCAGTTTGCCGCCACCGGAGTGGACGTGCTGGTGACCAGCTGGCCGTTTTTTGGCAAACCGGCTGATATCAAGGTTGTAATGGAAAAAACTCCTACAGATCCTCAATAG
- a CDS encoding 4-oxalocrotonate tautomerase family protein yields MPFVNIKVTGGSEAPTAEQKQELIKGATELLQRVLNKNPATTVVIIEEVSTDNWGIGGESVTVRRRKQ; encoded by the coding sequence ATGCCCTTTGTCAATATCAAGGTTACGGGCGGTTCCGAAGCCCCCACGGCTGAACAGAAGCAGGAACTCATCAAGGGCGCAACAGAACTGCTGCAGCGGGTTCTGAACAAAAACCCCGCCACCACTGTTGTTATCATTGAAGAAGTTTCCACAGACAACTGGGGGATAGGCGGCGAGAGCGTTACCGTACGCCGCCGCAAGCAGTAG
- a CDS encoding nitroreductase family protein, with protein MNPFTVDASLCRKDGICAKVCPIQIIEGKVGELPTMASHKAKVCIGCGQCMAFCPANACSAPGLSSQESQPLNPQNMPTPEQAEELVFSRRSVRTFRNKLVPRETLTQLLEAARYAPTAKNTQQLRWIVLESPEKTEELATLVISWLRNLSKVDSVNAKAVHAESLVRTWDAGYDVICRHAPQLAMIVAPKGPWGASDAAIAAAYLELLANARKVGCCWAGYVCFALSHPAAHELREFVAVQEHEQVYAAQMMGFPRLAPHFRPPRKALDVTWL; from the coding sequence ATGAATCCATTTACTGTAGATGCAAGTCTGTGCCGCAAAGACGGCATTTGCGCAAAAGTGTGTCCCATCCAGATCATTGAGGGCAAGGTTGGCGAGTTGCCCACCATGGCTTCACACAAGGCCAAGGTGTGTATTGGCTGCGGTCAGTGCATGGCATTTTGCCCGGCCAATGCCTGTTCGGCTCCCGGCCTGTCATCGCAGGAGAGCCAGCCTCTTAATCCGCAGAACATGCCCACGCCCGAACAGGCCGAGGAACTGGTTTTTTCCCGGCGGTCTGTTCGCACCTTCAGGAACAAACTTGTGCCGCGCGAAACGCTGACCCAGCTGCTTGAGGCGGCCCGCTATGCGCCCACGGCCAAAAATACACAGCAATTGCGCTGGATAGTGCTGGAATCCCCTGAAAAAACAGAAGAACTTGCAACGCTGGTCATAAGCTGGCTGCGCAATCTTTCAAAGGTGGATTCGGTAAACGCAAAGGCCGTGCATGCAGAGAGCTTGGTGCGTACCTGGGATGCTGGCTATGATGTCATTTGCCGCCACGCGCCTCAGCTTGCCATGATTGTTGCACCCAAGGGCCCCTGGGGCGCTTCGGATGCAGCCATTGCGGCCGCCTATCTGGAACTGCTGGCCAATGCCCGCAAGGTTGGCTGCTGTTGGGCCGGGTATGTGTGTTTTGCCCTGTCGCACCCAGCGGCGCACGAATTGCGGGAATTTGTGGCCGTACAGGAGCACGAGCAGGTGTATGCGGCGCAGATGATGGGCTTTCCCAGGCTTGCGCCCCATTTCAGGCCGCCACGTAAAGCGCTGGATGTAACCTGGCTGTAA